The candidate division WOR-3 bacterium genome contains a region encoding:
- a CDS encoding MBL fold metallo-hydrolase encodes MKSIKMTTKIKKPKKDEIIFLGTGGARFVIAKQLRATGGIFFRIGGKNILVDPGPESYYRFLTYLPKFNPEKIDAIILTHKHIDHSADINVYLDVLTQGGFKKNGVLFAPSDAFGKGGVVFDYLLEFLKEIKIITPGFEIQLNGLKIKFPIKHEHRVETYGIKLSYDNYSISYIVDTKFFPELINAYKGEIVILSLLKLESSEIDHLSVSDCEEIISGIKPKVAIITHFGMTIIRKGPWNIARQLSEKTGISVLAAEDGKHYEIEKLLHKS; translated from the coding sequence GTGAAAAGTATTAAAATGACGACAAAGATCAAAAAACCGAAGAAAGACGAAATTATTTTTTTGGGCACCGGAGGTGCACGGTTTGTTATTGCCAAACAACTACGTGCAACGGGTGGGATTTTTTTTAGAATAGGAGGGAAGAATATCCTTGTTGACCCTGGTCCAGAGTCATATTATCGCTTCTTAACATATTTACCAAAATTTAATCCTGAAAAGATTGATGCGATAATCTTGACTCATAAGCACATTGATCACTCCGCAGATATAAATGTTTATCTTGATGTGTTGACCCAAGGTGGATTTAAAAAGAATGGAGTCTTATTTGCGCCGAGTGATGCATTTGGCAAAGGAGGTGTAGTTTTTGATTATTTATTAGAATTTTTAAAAGAAATAAAGATAATTACCCCGGGATTTGAAATTCAATTAAATGGATTAAAAATTAAATTTCCCATCAAACACGAACATCGGGTCGAAACTTATGGTATTAAATTAAGTTATGATAATTATTCAATTTCATATATTGTTGATACGAAGTTTTTCCCAGAATTGATAAATGCCTATAAAGGCGAAATTGTCATATTGAGCCTTCTGAAACTTGAATCTTCTGAAATTGACCACCTATCTGTTTCCGATTGTGAAGAGATAATTTCAGGTATTAAACCAAAGGTCGCTATCATCACTCATTTTGGTATGACCATTATCCGTAAGGGGCCCTGGAATATTGCAAGGCAATTAAGTGAGAAAACTGGTATATCGGTTCTTGCGGCAGAGGATGGGAAACATTATGAGATTGAAAAATTACTGCACAAAAGTTAA
- the gmk gene encoding guanylate kinase gives MSKRAKLIVISGPSGVGKTTICNEIVARRKDIVYSISATSRAKRKGEVNGREYFFLTEKEFKRWIAEGKFAEYAIVHGHYYGTPKDFLEKNLKNGFHVLMDIDVQGAKKLMPLYPDGIYIFVLPPDFAELKKRLIKRNTDNEKEIENRLKTATKELKYMKDYKYVVKNINLEETITEILKIIDRETI, from the coding sequence TTGAGTAAAAGGGCGAAATTAATAGTTATTTCAGGTCCATCCGGCGTTGGTAAAACTACTATATGTAATGAAATAGTAGCAAGACGTAAAGATATTGTGTATTCTATATCTGCAACTTCAAGGGCAAAAAGAAAAGGTGAGGTAAATGGAAGGGAATATTTTTTTCTTACTGAAAAAGAATTTAAACGCTGGATTGCAGAGGGTAAGTTTGCTGAATATGCAATTGTACACGGACATTATTATGGAACACCTAAAGATTTTTTAGAAAAAAATTTAAAAAATGGTTTCCATGTTCTAATGGATATTGATGTCCAGGGTGCAAAGAAATTAATGCCACTATATCCCGATGGAATTTATATATTTGTCTTGCCACCTGATTTTGCTGAGTTAAAAAAAAGATTGATAAAAAGAAATACTGATAACGAAAAGGAGATTGAGAATCGTTTGAAAACCGCGACCAAGGAACTAAAGTATATGAAAGATTACAAATATGTGGTGAAGAATATAAACCTTGAAGAAACCATTACGGAGATTTTGAAAATCATTGACAGGGAAACGATTTAG
- a CDS encoding YicC/YloC family endoribonuclease has translation MPYSMTGIGRASGEIKNPPIKFDVEIRSYNHRFLDISLKLPSSFSPFEDEIKKILQENICRGHIVVVVQQDREILGNRFEVDKELLDAYLTIAREIKKKYKVTGSLNINTLLSIPGLIKISQSQTDTKLIFKSFKPIFNQALNELIMSKKREGEHTKQEIMKILCDIIQEVEKIKLMIPERNEYYKKHLNDLVKGINENVDRSRLYQEMLYIADRTDVAEEYSRLSGHIKAFKDALDNEKYPGRRLNFLLQEMQREANTLSVKANYLRISESVVNIKEGIEKIREQVQNIE, from the coding sequence ATGCCATATAGTATGACCGGAATAGGCAGGGCGAGCGGTGAGATAAAAAATCCGCCAATAAAATTTGATGTGGAGATAAGGTCATATAACCATCGGTTTCTTGATATCTCCCTTAAGTTGCCAAGTTCTTTCAGCCCATTTGAAGATGAGATAAAGAAAATTCTACAGGAAAACATATGTCGTGGGCATATCGTTGTCGTGGTTCAACAGGACCGCGAAATCTTAGGAAATAGATTTGAAGTTGACAAAGAATTGCTTGATGCATATTTAACAATTGCGCGAGAAATTAAAAAGAAGTATAAAGTGACAGGTTCATTAAATATAAATACTCTGCTTTCCATACCGGGTTTGATAAAGATAAGTCAGAGTCAGACAGATACAAAATTGATATTCAAAAGTTTTAAACCAATTTTTAATCAGGCATTGAATGAATTGATTATGTCAAAGAAAAGAGAGGGTGAACATACAAAACAAGAAATTATGAAAATCTTATGTGATATTATCCAGGAAGTTGAGAAGATTAAATTAATGATACCGGAAAGGAATGAGTACTACAAAAAGCACTTAAATGATTTGGTTAAAGGAATTAACGAAAATGTTGACCGTTCAAGATTATATCAGGAAATGCTTTATATTGCAGATAGAACCGATGTTGCAGAAGAATATTCAAGATTATCAGGACACATCAAGGCATTTAAAGATGCCCTTGATAATGAAAAATACCCCGGAAGACGGCTGAATTTTTTGCTTCAGGAAATGCAGAGAGAGGCAAATACATTGAGTGTTAAGGCAAATTACCTGAGGATAAGTGAATCGGTAGTGAATATTAAAGAGGGGATAGAAAAAATCAGAGAACAGGTACAAAACATTGAGTAA
- the dtd gene encoding D-aminoacyl-tRNA deacylase — MKAVLQRVKKAEVIIEDKIISKIGEGLLILLGVKKGDTEKQADDLAQTCVNLRIFEDNNGKFNLSLKDINGEALVVSQFTLLADTSRGRRPSFTNAEEPERAKRLYEFFIEKLRNNGISTKSGVFGERMLVSLENNGPVTIILEV, encoded by the coding sequence GTGAAGGCAGTTTTACAAAGAGTGAAAAAAGCAGAAGTCATAATAGAAGATAAGATAATTTCCAAGATTGGGGAGGGGCTGTTGATATTGCTCGGTGTAAAAAAAGGTGATACTGAAAAGCAGGCAGATGATTTAGCACAAACCTGTGTAAATTTGAGAATTTTTGAAGACAATAATGGAAAATTTAATCTTTCACTAAAAGACATCAATGGTGAAGCATTGGTGGTATCTCAATTTACCTTACTCGCTGACACAAGCAGGGGCAGGAGGCCATCTTTTACAAACGCAGAAGAGCCAGAGAGGGCGAAGAGGTTGTATGAGTTTTTTATTGAGAAATTAAGAAATAATGGTATTTCTACAAAATCGGGCGTTTTCGGTGAAAGGATGCTTGTGAGTTTGGAAAATAATGGGCCTGTGACAATCATCCTGGAGGTTTAA
- a CDS encoding DJ-1/PfpI family protein produces the protein MKRNFILGLLLFVFCGGSKEQKPTFSKTENEVFQKKSVLIVIAHNDFRDEEFKEPFELLKNSGFKVVIASTDTTPAMGMMGMVVKPEILISQVNPDSFVALIIAGGIGCRELWDDKILHSIINSFYEKNKIVAAICIAPIVLARAGILKDKKVTVYPGVADEIKPHCREYTGRDIEICGNVITGSGPQAAKDFAKSILEAISK, from the coding sequence ATGAAAAGAAATTTTATTCTCGGGTTACTACTTTTTGTGTTTTGTGGAGGTAGTAAAGAACAAAAACCAACATTTTCAAAAACCGAGAATGAAGTTTTTCAGAAAAAATCAGTACTGATTGTCATTGCGCATAATGATTTTCGAGATGAAGAATTTAAGGAACCATTTGAACTTTTGAAAAATTCAGGATTTAAGGTTGTTATTGCTTCTACTGATACCACGCCTGCAATGGGTATGATGGGTATGGTAGTAAAACCAGAAATTTTAATATCTCAAGTGAATCCCGATAGTTTCGTGGCATTGATTATTGCAGGAGGAATTGGTTGTAGAGAACTATGGGATGATAAAATCCTTCACTCCATTATCAATAGTTTTTATGAAAAAAACAAAATTGTTGCAGCGATCTGTATTGCCCCGATTGTTCTGGCAAGGGCAGGGATTCTTAAGGATAAAAAGGTGACTGTTTATCCCGGAGTTGCAGATGAAATTAAACCACATTGTAGAGAATATACAGGCAGGGATATAGAGATCTGTGGTAATGTTATCACAGGTTCAGGACCACAAGCAGCGAAGGACTTTGCAAAGTCAATTCTTGAGGCAATTTCAAAGTGA
- a CDS encoding HEAT repeat domain-containing protein has protein sequence MAVNIQEIAIDLIKTIKAAQIYQTNHPSFKNFFNQFYKDITEYLKTNYEFILKIERFSIRYEERIIYEETEKDISVAFRLFKDGIREIKFTEGITEDELLIFIEIVSRTDRDQDIALNLWECDFSHITFYVVEEEEEEKFAYTLPELPKLEINYDDTVKGILTREKIDFADKISVEITPEELRTLKSEIDEIENQTELSIVITTLIDVLKNTKSPEVVEALAEILELCINSNDFKNAVLIVNYLWNYADINLIPRIENEGMIASFAELPDTLDDQSFSDFVALIGFFSKKTIPWFIRILKNVKNDERLRVLQERLAYICQGDVEPILTFLKERDIKILTNAIVILGKIKNPSVISHLKTLTLHPSPLVRKSIVDALTEFGETKMISDFLEDTDVNVRIRALQALEKLGGYTAIYQKLIRTIKKREFLNLNYNEQKAYFDCLIANGNKNLVRDLEKILFKWILFGKQKYLVKRQLSAQALAKIGNETAVSILRKGMKKKNEDIKAVCETALKFIESKNEQTR, from the coding sequence ATGGCTGTAAATATACAGGAAATCGCAATAGACTTGATTAAAACAATAAAAGCAGCACAAATCTATCAAACCAACCATCCAAGTTTCAAAAATTTTTTTAATCAGTTTTACAAAGACATCACTGAATATCTAAAAACTAATTATGAATTTATTCTCAAAATAGAAAGATTTTCAATACGTTATGAAGAAAGAATTATCTATGAAGAAACTGAAAAAGATATCAGTGTTGCCTTTAGACTATTCAAAGACGGGATAAGGGAAATTAAGTTTACTGAAGGTATCACGGAAGATGAATTGTTGATCTTTATAGAAATTGTAAGTCGAACTGACCGTGATCAGGATATTGCCTTAAACCTTTGGGAATGTGATTTTTCACACATAACTTTCTATGTTGTAGAAGAAGAGGAAGAAGAAAAATTCGCATATACCCTCCCTGAATTACCAAAACTTGAAATAAATTACGACGATACGGTGAAAGGGATTCTTACCAGAGAAAAGATTGACTTCGCTGATAAAATATCTGTGGAAATAACCCCCGAGGAACTAAGAACTTTAAAATCGGAAATTGATGAAATTGAAAACCAAACCGAACTTAGTATTGTAATCACCACTTTGATTGATGTGTTAAAAAATACAAAATCGCCTGAAGTCGTTGAGGCTCTTGCGGAAATACTCGAACTTTGCATCAATAGTAATGATTTCAAAAATGCAGTTCTAATCGTAAATTACCTGTGGAATTATGCAGATATAAACCTTATACCGAGAATAGAAAATGAAGGTATGATCGCAAGCTTTGCAGAATTACCGGACACCCTCGACGACCAATCATTTAGCGATTTCGTTGCATTGATTGGTTTTTTTTCAAAAAAAACAATCCCTTGGTTCATCCGTATTCTAAAAAATGTGAAAAATGATGAACGCCTGCGCGTTCTACAAGAACGACTGGCTTATATCTGCCAGGGTGATGTTGAACCAATTTTAACTTTTCTAAAAGAAAGAGACATTAAAATCCTCACAAATGCAATTGTAATTTTGGGCAAGATAAAAAACCCTTCTGTTATCTCACATTTAAAAACCTTAACTTTGCATCCATCTCCCCTGGTTAGAAAGTCAATAGTGGACGCCTTAACTGAATTTGGTGAAACCAAAATGATCTCTGATTTTCTTGAAGACACGGATGTAAATGTAAGGATAAGGGCGCTCCAGGCTCTTGAAAAATTAGGTGGCTATACTGCTATCTATCAAAAATTGATTAGAACAATAAAAAAACGAGAATTTTTGAATTTGAATTACAATGAACAGAAAGCATATTTTGATTGTCTGATTGCCAATGGGAATAAAAATCTCGTGAGAGATTTAGAAAAAATTTTATTTAAATGGATTTTGTTCGGTAAACAGAAATATTTAGTAAAAAGACAGTTATCAGCACAAGCTCTGGCTAAAATTGGTAATGAAACTGCTGTTTCTATTCTCAGGAAAGGTATGAAGAAGAAAAACGAAGATATAAAGGCGGTATGTGAAACCGCTTTAAAATTTATAGAGAGTAAAAATGAGCAAACCCGATAA
- a CDS encoding HD-GYP domain-containing protein produces MSKPDKDFINSLYALIKATFVYDFNNDVVVNLINKFMNQLKFFFQTNNQIEIMRYRDYIFFNKIRMRFEIEGYASLQFIEENLKKLGIKSIILLPNLKAQEILKFASLFKLNREGFVQKYNEIKFNSINVEFYTEQEETIPEFLKDGEQIKKTYFKALKVTKNLIQNLWNRQAVDTKSFRRVIYTLIDSLSQDEFGLTALTAIKNFDEYTYNHSLNVGVLSLAMGQRLDLERKNLVKLGTGGLLHDIGKVAISKDLIDKNGPLTKEEWEIMKKHSVFGVSEIIKTRGLDDIAFASLLAAYQHHWNCDGTGYPEKIDPKIQPNLFARIIRICDAYDAMTTSRPYQVLPYLPAVAIRVIWAHAGTYFDRTLTKVFIQILGIYPVSSCVELNNEEIAIVLRQNPANIDRPIIKIVLNNKREKINGPIVDLGLEKSLNILRAIYPQKYDINPAEHLITL; encoded by the coding sequence ATGAGCAAACCCGATAAAGATTTTATTAATAGTCTTTATGCCCTCATAAAAGCGACTTTTGTTTATGATTTTAACAATGATGTTGTTGTCAACCTTATAAATAAGTTTATGAATCAGTTAAAATTTTTCTTCCAAACAAATAATCAAATTGAGATCATGAGATACCGTGATTATATATTCTTTAACAAAATAAGAATGCGTTTTGAAATTGAAGGTTATGCAAGTTTACAATTCATAGAAGAAAATCTAAAAAAACTCGGAATAAAATCAATTATATTACTTCCGAACTTAAAAGCCCAAGAAATACTAAAATTTGCATCCCTCTTTAAACTCAACCGAGAGGGATTTGTTCAGAAATATAACGAAATCAAATTTAATTCAATTAATGTTGAATTTTATACTGAACAGGAAGAGACAATTCCTGAATTTCTCAAAGATGGAGAACAGATAAAAAAAACATACTTTAAGGCACTAAAGGTGACAAAAAATTTAATACAGAACCTTTGGAATCGACAGGCCGTTGATACTAAGAGCTTCCGGAGGGTTATTTATACATTGATTGACAGTTTGAGTCAGGATGAATTTGGTTTAACAGCACTAACCGCTATAAAAAATTTTGATGAATATACATATAACCATTCATTGAATGTTGGTGTTCTTTCTCTGGCTATGGGACAGCGCCTTGATCTGGAACGAAAAAATCTTGTAAAACTTGGGACCGGCGGATTATTACACGATATAGGAAAAGTCGCTATTTCAAAAGATTTAATTGACAAAAATGGACCGCTCACAAAAGAAGAATGGGAAATTATGAAGAAGCATTCGGTCTTTGGAGTAAGCGAAATAATAAAAACAAGGGGGTTAGATGATATCGCCTTCGCATCACTTTTAGCAGCTTATCAACACCACTGGAATTGTGACGGCACTGGATATCCCGAAAAAATAGATCCCAAAATACAACCCAATCTCTTTGCACGGATAATTCGTATTTGTGATGCATACGATGCAATGACCACATCAAGACCCTATCAGGTTTTACCCTATTTGCCTGCTGTAGCAATACGGGTGATCTGGGCGCATGCCGGGACTTATTTTGACCGAACACTGACTAAAGTTTTCATCCAAATTTTAGGAATTTATCCAGTGAGCAGTTGTGTTGAACTCAACAATGAAGAAATCGCAATTGTTTTACGTCAAAATCCTGCTAATATTGATAGACCAATTATTAAAATTGTATTAAATAATAAGAGAGAAAAAATAAACGGGCCGATTGTTGACCTTGGTTTAGAAAAAAGCCTAAATATACTGAGGGCAATTTATCCACAAAAATATGATATAAATCCTGCAGAACATCTTATTACACTGTAA
- the purN gene encoding phosphoribosylglycinamide formyltransferase, with protein MNRNIAVLASGRGSNLEAIIKNIENGTCIANLVLVISDNPEARALQIARDHNIKALYLDPGPKKTWLLPEYEENYVKVLKEHDVYLVCLAGFMRIIKQPLLTAFPGRILNIHPSLLPAFPGLDVQRKALEYGVKYSGCTVHFVDDTVDGGPIITQAVVPIYDNDTPEALAERILKEEHRIYTEAINLVLSGKFRIIGRRVIREES; from the coding sequence ATGAATAGAAATATTGCTGTTTTAGCGTCGGGTCGGGGTTCAAACCTTGAGGCAATCATCAAAAATATTGAGAATGGAACCTGTATTGCTAATCTTGTGCTCGTTATTAGCGATAATCCTGAAGCACGGGCATTGCAAATCGCCCGCGACCACAATATAAAGGCATTATATCTTGACCCCGGGCCAAAAAAGACATGGCTTTTACCGGAATATGAAGAAAATTATGTAAAGGTATTAAAAGAGCATGATGTCTATCTTGTATGTCTCGCAGGATTTATGAGAATAATCAAACAACCGCTATTGACGGCATTTCCTGGTAGGATTTTGAATATTCATCCATCTCTGCTCCCAGCATTTCCCGGGCTTGATGTTCAAAGGAAAGCGCTTGAGTATGGAGTTAAATATTCGGGATGCACTGTTCATTTTGTTGACGATACAGTGGATGGCGGTCCCATTATAACGCAGGCAGTAGTACCTATTTATGACAATGATACACCAGAGGCACTGGCAGAGAGAATCCTAAAAGAAGAACACAGAATTTACACCGAAGCAATAAATCTTGTTCTATCAGGTAAATTTAGGATAATAGGTAGAAGGGTCATTCGGGAAGAATCTTGA
- a CDS encoding magnesium transporter CorA family protein, whose product MIRYFAIVNNKITESDKDSAAIYYFINPDDNEKKFLIENYRIDEHTLNSALDPNELARMEFEPEHIAIILKRPKKYEARDQLLFKVPTIGIFLFKNFMLIVSAEDIILFDGKLFLSVSNLNELLLKIIYRSIHHFVDHLKVINMITDELEQKINRSMENRYLINMFTLEKSLVYYLDAIHSNSMLIEKIKHNAAKFELNQEQLELLDDITIENNQCYEQAQNYSEILASLMDARASIVSNNLNILIKVLNIITILLMVPTMVVSIFSMNVPLPLQGHPYAFWIILGLSGLSVLTVIFIWWRLKL is encoded by the coding sequence TTGATAAGATATTTCGCAATTGTTAATAATAAAATCACCGAAAGTGATAAAGACTCTGCAGCCATATATTATTTTATAAATCCAGACGACAATGAAAAAAAATTTCTCATCGAAAATTATAGAATTGATGAGCATACACTCAATTCAGCGCTTGACCCCAACGAACTTGCCCGTATGGAGTTTGAGCCAGAACATATCGCCATAATTTTAAAAAGGCCCAAAAAATATGAAGCGCGCGACCAACTGCTATTTAAAGTGCCAACAATTGGAATATTCTTATTCAAAAACTTTATGTTAATCGTCTCGGCAGAAGATATAATATTATTTGACGGCAAATTATTTTTAAGTGTATCAAATTTAAATGAACTACTGCTCAAAATAATTTATAGGTCAATCCACCATTTCGTTGACCATCTTAAAGTAATCAATATGATAACCGATGAATTGGAACAAAAAATAAACCGCTCAATGGAAAACCGTTATTTGATAAATATGTTCACTCTTGAAAAAAGCCTCGTCTATTATCTTGATGCAATTCATTCAAATAGTATGCTAATCGAAAAGATAAAACATAATGCGGCTAAATTTGAACTGAACCAGGAACAATTAGAGTTACTTGATGATATTACCATTGAAAACAATCAATGTTATGAACAGGCTCAGAACTATTCTGAAATTCTTGCAAGTTTGATGGATGCCCGCGCCTCCATTGTGAGTAATAATCTAAATATTTTAATAAAGGTATTAAATATTATTACAATTTTATTAATGGTGCCGACGATGGTCGTTTCTATATTTTCAATGAATGTGCCATTGCCTTTACAGGGGCACCCTTATGCATTCTGGATTATTCTTGGCTTATCAGGGTTGAGTGTGCTCACGGTGATTTTTATTTGGTGGAGATTGAAGCTTTAA